The Ignavibacteriales bacterium sequence TTGGATTAACCATCATTGCGCTGACTCCGGATCCGCTCATACCGAGTGATGTCCATGTTCCACCGTTATCCGAAGAGACAAATACACCGTTTGTTAAAGAGCTTACATAAATCTTTCCGCTCAAATCAACAGAGATTGAGTAAACAAATGTTATATCGAGCGATGTAACTTTTGTGAAGCTCATTCCGTTATCGTCGGATCTGTAAAGACCATTTCCGTATGTACCGGAGAACAATGTGGTTGAAGTTGAAGCAAGAGACCAGATTACACTGTATCCGCAAGTTAATTTAGAGAAGTTCATTCCGTCTGTTGATTTAAAGATTCCGCCCCCAGCTGTTCCGGCGAATAACTCACTGCCTTTTATTGTTAATGATTGTATTGCTAAGAAACCGCCAAATGTATTATTATTTAATTCTGCCCATGTTGTTCCGTTGGTAGATTTGAAGACTCCATATCCCCATGTACCAGCGTATAATGTTGTTCCGTCAGTTGCTAGAGCGTGAACATCTTTTCCGTCCAAACCAACTGCTGTTGTTCCGTCAAATTTGAATACACCTTTTTCTGTTGCAGCGTACACGCTTCCGTTGAATTTAATCAGCGACCAGATAAAGGATACGTTCATTCCGTTATTTACTCTTAACCATGTTTTTCCAGCATCAGTTGATTTGTAAATCTTTCCGCCCCATGTACCGGCGTAAATATTTCCGCCGTCATATAACATTGTGTAGACAATTTCACCTTGAGCAAAAGAGCAAACGTTTGTCCATGTTCCATTCCCATTATTTCCATTATTACCGTTGCTGCCTGTGCCCGTGGTAGTGTTGGTCATCGTAATTGTAGCGCTCGATGTGTTGTTGCTTGAATTAGGATCCGGTGTAAGACATGAACTAACCGAAGCAACATTTGTTACCTTTTTCTCGAAAGGAATTTGACCGCCGAACATTACAAAGTTGAACTGACCCATTCCCGTTAGAGACTTACAAATCATTTGACCATTTAATACTCCGCTTGCAAAATTTACTGCAGCGAATGGCGCAAGGATTGTTCCTCTAACATCAATTCCGGAAATTGTAAGTGAAGTAGCTTGATAAAAATTATAAAGAACGTTGCTGATTGCAGTTCCGTTTACAACCAAACCGCCAGTCCAGTTAACATTTGTTCCGTCTATATTTACAAGAACTACCGAACCGTTTGGAACGTTGATTTCAAAATTATTTGCTGTTGACAGAACAGATCCGCTGACAGAGAATATATTTAGGAATGGATCTGACCCAGTTAAATTTAATCCGCCCCACTGAGAAGTAGTTGTTCCGTTAACTGTATAAGTAGAAAGAGTAGTTGATAAATTTTCGAGATATACTTTTTCTGCCGCAAAGTTAATTGGGGTATCTTTTCTTAATGAACCGCCTGCAATACTAACCATTGATAACGGCAGGTTTGTCGAATGTCCGTAAACGATATTTCCGCTATAAACCGCACCGCTTGTATATGTAAGATCGCGACCGACAATCAAAACGTCTCCGCTGTTTGCAGGTAATTGATCGCCTACGCTGTAGTTTGCAAATTGAGCATCGCGGCCAACTGCAACTTTACCCTGAGTATCTGAAGAAGGCTGAATAGCATCTTCAATTACAAATAAGTTATAATCTTTTGCTGTTCCAAGGTTGAATGTAGAGTTATTAATATTTCCGCAATCAACTTTTACTGTTATTGTTAATGTTTCAAATGCGCCGTTAGCAATTGTTCCGATGTTCCAGATTCCGGTAGTGTTGCTGTATGAACCTTGTGATGCTGTACTTGATATATAATCTAAACCTGCAGGCAAAAGATCCGATACTTGAACTCCGGTAGCTGTGTTTGGTCCGAGGTTAGATGCTTTAATTGTGAATGTAACTTGATCGTCACATTTTGGATTTGCGTTATCAACTAATTTTTCAATTTTGATATCAGCTTTATCCTGGCAGATTATATTAACTGTCCAGGTGCTTTCATCTATTACGGTTGCTGAACCATCAACCGGATGTCCTTCTGCGCGGGCAGTATTTACTAATTGTCCGCAGTCGCCATCACCCGTTACATATGACATTGTGAATGTTGTTGATTGATGAGGATCAAGAACATCAATATGTTTTATTAAATGGTTGCCGCTTGTATTGAGCATCGCATCAAAGATATCAATGCCGCCGTGAAGTTGAATATCGCCGCAGTTTTCAACCAAGAATGAATATGTGATCGTTTCGCCTTTGTTGTATGATTGTTTGTCTGCTGATTTTGTAATTGTAACGCAAGTTTTATAGTAACCAAAATTGATTGATAGATTATCGTTACAGTTTAATGTTGTATTTACAGAAGTACTGTTTTTTGTGTACCATTTTGTTTGAGCTGTGTTATAAAACGCTCCACCGGATGTAAAATTAGAAGCAGCGATTCTAACTGTGTATGTACCGTTCAAAACATTTGTAAATGAGTAATGACCGTTTACATCTGTTGTCGTTGGAGTTACTGTTGTTCCTTGTACAAGTTCAACAATAACACCGGCAATACCTGCTTCGCCTGTATCTTTTGTTCCGTTTACATTTAAGTCACGATAAACATAACTGCCGATTGTATTATTGCAAACCGAACAGTCAATTGCTACTGTTACACTGGTTTCAGCTGTAACTGTTGCCGAACCATCAACCGGATGACCTTCTGCGCGGGCAGTGTTAATAAGATTGCCGCAATCGGCTGCTTTTACTGTGTACTTTGTATTAGTCGAAGGAATTGTAAATGTCTGTCCTGCTTCAATCACATCAATATGATAAGCTGTGGTTCCCCAAAGTAAGTTATCAAAAACATCTACACCGCCGTGTAACTCTATATCGCCGCAATTTTCTACAGTGATTGTATATGTTATTTTATCGCCGACTTTGTAAGTTGCTTTATCAGCCGTCTTTGTAATTCCAACGCATGTTTTGTAGTACCCGAAATTGATTGACAAATTATCATTGCAGCTCAAAGTTGTGGTTACGGAAGTACTATTCTTTGTGTACCATTTTACCGTTGTGGTATTAAAGAAGACTCCGCCTGAAGTAAAATTGGAAGAAGCTAAACGAACTTTATAAGTTCCGTTCGATAAATTAATAAAAGAATACTTTCCAGTTGCATCTGTAGTTGTTGTTGAGATCAAAGTTGTTCCGCTTAATAATTCAACAACAGCTCCTTGAATTCCAGGCTCGCCGGAATCTTTTGTTCCATTTGAATTCAGATCGCGATAAACATAACTGCCTAGAGCATTCTTGCAAACTAAATCTGTGCATGAAAGAAATCCTTTATCAACAGTTCCGTTATCAAAATTTTCATTGATTGAAGTTGCGGCATCATTAATTTCGCTAAAAGTATGACCATTTAAAGATCCGCCGCCGATTGCTGCCTCTGCATAAGTTAAAAATGCATTAACAGTAATTCCTGTAAAAGGACCGGTTGCAATTGCCAGATCGCCAAGATTTGTTGCGTTATTACCGATCTTACCTGCAGCATCGTAAGCAACATTTAATTTGAGCGCAGTTAGTTGACCAGAGAGAACATTAATGCTGGAAGTTGGATTACTATAATTTTGTGTATAAGCCGCGGCGGTTCCGCCATCAGGTAGATAATTCTTAACTGCCGTTGCGCTTGTAAGTGTTAATTTAAATCCTCCCCCAACTGTTAGCCCGCTTGGAAATACTGTTGAAAAATTTAAATCTCTAATTTTACCAGGTGTGCTGTTAGATGGTCCGCCCCATCCGCCTTGTGTAAATGTTGTAAAACCTTTTGTGTCGCATGTTCCTGGAGTGCCCGGTGTATACCAGACTATAGTAGAATTGATTTCTTTAATATCTGTTGTAGGTGTGGCAAGAACTAATTTTTGTTTTCCTGTTGGATCATTTTTATCTACATATCGTGTACCCTGTGCAATTACTACAGTAGCTTGTGCTTTAACAGTCGCTGTTCCAGTTCCGCTATATGAAAGTGTAATTGGACCAACTCTGCCGGAAGAATTTGTTGTTCCGCTTGTTGCGCTTAATGTACCAAGATTTTTTGTGAATGTAATTGGCAAATTAGCAATGGGGTCACCGTTTAGATCTAATGCGTAAACATCGAATGTTGCTGGTGTTCCTTGTACCAATGATTGAGCCGCCGGAACAAAAATTAAGGATTGAAGAGTAATAGTATTGTTGTGATTAGCCGTTGCATCTGCAATTATTGCGCTTGTTCTGCTTTTTACAGTAGCATCAGAAATAGTGTTTACATTTAGACCATCACTGAAATGCCAGATTGCTAACTGAACCGATGCAGCTTCTTTATCATTGTCTGAAAGCTTATTCGTATAACTTGTTTTGTAAGGGAAGTAATTGTTAAGTATATAAGTCATCTCAGAAGGAGTTGTACCCTCATCCCAATATGTTGGATGTTGACTTGGGTTTACAGTGTGTGCTAAATCAATGCAGTAGAATTTTTGCGGTTGACCGTTAAGTGTACCAGTTATAACTCCTGCAAAACCAGTTTGATTATTAAAGCCAAGATTGTTGATCCCCTCAGCTGTTCCATTAACAACAATTATACTGGTATAATCTAGCGCTCCCGATTTTATGTTACTTTTCTGTTGAGCAACAATCGGGGAGGTTAACAATACGAAGAGTGATAAAACTAAAACCGCTCTTAAGTAAGTTATTGTACAATTATTCACGATACGACTCCTTTTGATAATTAAATAAGTGAGCAGTAAAAGGCAATCATGATGCCACATCAATGTTTTGTTTTTAGCCGAAAATCGCCACTTTTAGATGATTATTTAACGTGAATATGTTTCAAAATGATATACCATATTTTATTGAGCCAGCTAAAAAGCGGGTGTAATCGCCTTATTCTAATCAACTTACTTGAACTTCTCACAGAAAACCCTTTCTGCTTTTCAAGCGTAAAAAGCTATCGGTTAATAAAAAAGGTTTTGCCTGACCGCATTGCTCTATTGTTTTTGGGATTTTCTCAAAACGGACAGATAAAATGATAAAATATGTTTCTTTGGAAGGATTAATTTTGGGAAGAACTTTGCGACTTTAAGCCGTGAAGCAGATTGTCATTCAAGAGTGTTTAGCGGGTATCCAATAATAGACTCCGCTAAAAATTTGTGGGAATGACACAACATAAGCTGGTAATTCACCCCGAAAAAAGTAAATTATTTATTGTTTTGAATTAAAGGCTGCTGAAAAAATGATTTTATAAATGTAGGAGGGCTACATTTTCTATATGATAAGTATGCGGAAACATATCAACCGGACGGAGCTTCATCAATTTGTAACCGCCGTCGCAAAGTAGTTTTATATCCCGTGCTTGTGTAGCGGGATTGCAGCTGATATAGACAATTTTTTTCGGCATCAATTCTATAATATCCTTTACGGTCTTTGGATTCATACCGCTGCGGGGAGGATCCGCAATAATAACATCCGGTCTATGGCATTTATTTTCTTGAATGACCGGGAGAAAAGATTTATTCAGATCAACGAGCATCGGTTCAAAGTTGGTTACATTGTTCAAACCGATATTTACTTTTGCATCTTCTATCGCGGGGGCAACACTTTCAAATCCGTAGATCTGTTTTACATTTTTCGAAATGAAAATCGGGATTGTCCCGGCACCGGAATAGAGATCATAAACAATTTCACCTCCTTTAAAATCAGCGAATTCAAGAGCAGTTGAAAATAATCTTTCTGCTTGCGATGTATTGGTCTGAAAAAACGAATTGGCGCTTATTCTAAATTTCCAATTGCCGATCAAATCATATATAAATCCGCTGCCGTGAGAAATGATTTCATAATCACCATAAGCAACTTGTGAAAGTTTTTTATTTATGTTATAAACGATAGTAGTTATTTGAGGAAAGCGAATTAATAGCTCTTCTTTATATTGTATTAACAAGCGTTCATTCTCTTCCGAGACGACCAAATTTATCATTAAATCGTTTTTCAAAAATGACTGCTTTATTACCAAATTTCTTAAAAATCCGGTATGTTTTTGGGCAGAATAAGGTAAAGTCTGTTGATTTTTGAAAAAGTCGCGTGTGAAATTTAATATGCCGTTACTAACCTCCGATTGAAGCCAGCAGCCGT is a genomic window containing:
- a CDS encoding choice-of-anchor A family protein; the encoded protein is MNNCTITYLRAVLVLSLFVLLTSPIVAQQKSNIKSGALDYTSIIVVNGTAEGINNLGFNNQTGFAGVITGTLNGQPQKFYCIDLAHTVNPSQHPTYWDEGTTPSEMTYILNNYFPYKTSYTNKLSDNDKEAASVQLAIWHFSDGLNVNTISDATVKSRTSAIIADATANHNNTITLQSLIFVPAAQSLVQGTPATFDVYALDLNGDPIANLPITFTKNLGTLSATSGTTNSSGRVGPITLSYSGTGTATVKAQATVVIAQGTRYVDKNDPTGKQKLVLATPTTDIKEINSTIVWYTPGTPGTCDTKGFTTFTQGGWGGPSNSTPGKIRDLNFSTVFPSGLTVGGGFKLTLTSATAVKNYLPDGGTAAAYTQNYSNPTSSINVLSGQLTALKLNVAYDAAGKIGNNATNLGDLAIATGPFTGITVNAFLTYAEAAIGGGSLNGHTFSEINDAATSINENFDNGTVDKGFLSCTDLVCKNALGSYVYRDLNSNGTKDSGEPGIQGAVVELLSGTTLISTTTTDATGKYSFINLSNGTYKVRLASSNFTSGGVFFNTTTVKWYTKNSTSVTTTLSCNDNLSINFGYYKTCVGITKTADKATYKVGDKITYTITVENCGDIELHGGVDVFDNLLWGTTAYHIDVIEAGQTFTIPSTNTKYTVKAADCGNLINTARAEGHPVDGSATVTAETSVTVAIDCSVCNNTIGSYVYRDLNVNGTKDTGEAGIAGVIVELVQGTTVTPTTTDVNGHYSFTNVLNGTYTVRIAASNFTSGGAFYNTAQTKWYTKNSTSVNTTLNCNDNLSINFGYYKTCVTITKSADKQSYNKGETITYSFLVENCGDIQLHGGIDIFDAMLNTSGNHLIKHIDVLDPHQSTTFTMSYVTGDGDCGQLVNTARAEGHPVDGSATVIDESTWTVNIICQDKADIKIEKLVDNANPKCDDQVTFTIKASNLGPNTATGVQVSDLLPAGLDYISSTASQGSYSNTTGIWNIGTIANGAFETLTITVKVDCGNINNSTFNLGTAKDYNLFVIEDAIQPSSDTQGKVAVGRDAQFANYSVGDQLPANSGDVLIVGRDLTYTSGAVYSGNIVYGHSTNLPLSMVSIAGGSLRKDTPINFAAEKVYLENLSTTLSTYTVNGTTTSQWGGLNLTGSDPFLNIFSVSGSVLSTANNFEINVPNGSVVLVNIDGTNVNWTGGLVVNGTAISNVLYNFYQATSLTISGIDVRGTILAPFAAVNFASGVLNGQMICKSLTGMGQFNFVMFGGQIPFEKKVTNVASVSSCLTPDPNSSNNTSSATITMTNTTTGTGSNGNNGNNGNGTWTNVCSFAQGEIVYTMLYDGGNIYAGTWGGKIYKSTDAGKTWLRVNNGMNVSFIWSLIKFNGSVYAATEKGVFKFDGTTAVGLDGKDVHALATDGTTLYAGTWGYGVFKSTNGTTWAELNNNTFGGFLAIQSLTIKGSELFAGTAGGGIFKSTDGMNFSKLTCGYSVIWSLASTSTTLFSGTYGNGLYRSDDNGMSFTKVTSLDITFVYSISVDLSGKIYVSSLTNGVFVSSDNGGTWTSLGMSGSGVSAMMVNPNSSDVYVGTKEGKVFSISSNNGITAVEDNTEVPTEFKLAQNYPNPFNPTTTIEFAVTKSGVYSLKVYNVLGEEVANLVDNQLASGLHKVNFDASRLASGMYIYRLSGSNVNISKKMILMK
- the rlmD gene encoding 23S rRNA (uracil(1939)-C(5))-methyltransferase RlmD, whose protein sequence is MKKGDLLELDITGYAFEGKGVAKIIKELHTQNEENAKKFVIFVDGSYPGDKVIAEIRKIRSSYAEAKVKEILTKSPLRINANCKYFGVCGGCKSQDLNYEQQIKFKEEQVKDIFERIGGFTDLIIEPIIPAEKIFYYRNKMEYSFADKRWLSENEIGSMQEIPDKDFALGLHIPGLYDKVLDIDGCWLQSEVSNGILNFTRDFFKNQQTLPYSAQKHTGFLRNLVIKQSFLKNDLMINLVVSEENERLLIQYKEELLIRFPQITTIVYNINKKLSQVAYGDYEIISHGSGFIYDLIGNWKFRISANSFFQTNTSQAERLFSTALEFADFKGGEIVYDLYSGAGTIPIFISKNVKQIYGFESVAPAIEDAKVNIGLNNVTNFEPMLVDLNKSFLPVIQENKCHRPDVIIADPPRSGMNPKTVKDIIELMPKKIVYISCNPATQARDIKLLCDGGYKLMKLRPVDMFPHTYHIENVALLHL